A genomic window from Candidatus Obscuribacter sp. includes:
- a CDS encoding glucosidase: MASFNQSAEGKRLWQDSERELDWKRFGPYLSERQWGTVREDYSADSSNWEYFDHAQSRSRAYRWGEDGILGITDRQCRLCFSLAMWNGQDPYLKERLFGLTNHEGNHGEDVKEYYFYLDSTPTHTYMKGLYKYPIDAYPYQDLVDTNRRISRLEPEYELLDSGILKDNKYFDVQIEYAKADVNDILIRIVVTNRWHNTAKLHLLPQLWYRNTWSWARNDEGYFAEPTIKLIKPQTLKASHESLGDFYFTGDTADDILFCDNETNNEKLFKVKSKSKYVKDAFSRYIVDGEAGAINPAHTGTKSAFCYKLELAGGESKTICLRLSDVKHKSYKKDFDSTFDNRIKEADDFYATVIPQNLKQDAQNIMRQAYASLLWTKQFYNYVVKEWLEGDANAPPPERIEPINRTWLNIFNRDIISMPDKWEYPWYAIWDVAFHMIVMAKVDPYFAKDQLILFLREWYMRHDGQLPAYEFNFSDVNPPVHAWACFRVYKMIAPPGERDRIFLARIFQKLLINFTWWVNRKDIDGNDLFGGGFLGLDNIGLFDRSKEQETPMRGILEQADGTAWMSFYCTSMLGIALELATDRPAYEDVASKFFEHFVQISDAVHGVSTEGLWCEDDGFYYDQLVVDGKHIPLRIRSIVGLIPLIAVEVLKEDHIKALPGFYKRMQWFIRHRSYLESNLAETRQSEHGGLRLLSLLSETKLRRILKYMLDEEEFLSPYGIRSLSKVHLKSPYSFNADGHVYTVGYVPGESESGAFGGNSNWRGPIWMPLNFLIIEALERYHKFYGDDFKVECPVGSGHMMHLKEVAVELGKRIASVFIKDANGVRPWQKGQEALFEQEHCQDLHLFYEHFHAETGRGLGASHQTGWTALITRLFDDWARHIAK, encoded by the coding sequence ATAGCCTCCTTTAACCAGAGCGCGGAAGGCAAACGGCTCTGGCAAGATAGCGAGCGAGAGCTTGACTGGAAGCGCTTTGGTCCTTATCTCTCGGAGAGACAATGGGGCACAGTCCGCGAAGACTATTCGGCCGATAGCAGCAACTGGGAATACTTTGACCACGCCCAATCGCGCAGCCGTGCTTACCGCTGGGGAGAGGATGGCATACTGGGCATTACTGATAGACAGTGCCGTTTATGTTTTAGCCTGGCCATGTGGAACGGTCAAGATCCCTATCTCAAAGAGCGACTCTTCGGGCTGACCAATCACGAGGGCAATCACGGCGAAGACGTCAAAGAGTATTACTTTTATCTGGACTCTACGCCCACCCACACCTATATGAAAGGGCTCTACAAGTATCCAATCGATGCTTATCCCTATCAAGATCTCGTCGACACAAACAGGCGCATCAGCCGCCTGGAGCCTGAGTACGAGCTACTCGATAGTGGCATACTAAAAGACAACAAATATTTTGACGTGCAAATAGAATATGCCAAGGCCGACGTCAACGACATCCTTATACGCATTGTTGTCACCAATCGCTGGCACAACACAGCCAAGCTGCATCTTTTGCCACAACTCTGGTATCGCAATACCTGGTCATGGGCACGTAATGACGAGGGCTACTTTGCCGAACCCACTATCAAACTGATAAAACCACAAACACTCAAAGCAAGTCACGAGAGCCTGGGGGATTTTTACTTTACTGGTGATACCGCCGACGATATCTTATTTTGCGACAACGAAACCAACAACGAAAAGCTCTTTAAGGTAAAGAGTAAAAGCAAATATGTCAAAGATGCTTTTAGTCGTTATATTGTCGACGGCGAGGCTGGTGCTATCAACCCAGCCCATACTGGCACCAAGAGCGCCTTTTGCTATAAGCTAGAGCTAGCTGGTGGCGAGAGCAAAACAATATGCTTGAGACTATCAGACGTAAAACACAAATCCTATAAAAAGGATTTTGACAGTACCTTTGATAATCGCATAAAAGAAGCCGATGATTTTTATGCAACTGTGATACCGCAAAATCTCAAGCAAGACGCCCAAAACATCATGAGACAAGCTTATGCGTCTTTGCTCTGGACCAAGCAGTTTTATAACTATGTCGTCAAAGAATGGTTAGAAGGAGATGCTAACGCACCTCCGCCAGAGCGCATCGAGCCTATCAATAGGACCTGGCTCAATATCTTTAACCGCGACATCATCTCCATGCCGGACAAATGGGAATACCCCTGGTATGCCATCTGGGACGTGGCATTTCATATGATCGTCATGGCAAAAGTAGATCCCTATTTTGCCAAAGACCAGCTCATACTCTTTTTGCGCGAGTGGTATATGCGCCACGATGGACAACTGCCGGCCTATGAATTCAACTTCTCTGACGTCAATCCGCCTGTGCATGCCTGGGCTTGCTTCCGCGTATATAAGATGATCGCTCCTCCAGGAGAGCGCGACCGCATTTTTCTGGCGCGGATATTTCAAAAGCTCCTGATAAACTTTACCTGGTGGGTCAATCGCAAAGACATTGATGGCAACGATCTCTTTGGCGGCGGCTTTTTGGGTCTGGATAACATCGGCCTTTTTGATCGCTCCAAAGAGCAAGAGACGCCCATGCGCGGCATCCTCGAGCAAGCCGATGGTACAGCCTGGATGAGCTTTTATTGCACATCGATGCTGGGCATAGCGCTTGAGCTTGCCACCGATAGACCAGCATATGAGGATGTGGCTTCTAAGTTTTTTGAGCACTTTGTGCAAATATCAGATGCTGTCCACGGAGTCAGCACAGAGGGGCTCTGGTGCGAGGACGACGGCTTTTACTATGACCAGCTCGTGGTCGATGGCAAACACATACCGCTGCGCATCCGCTCGATAGTCGGATTGATACCACTTATCGCCGTGGAAGTTTTAAAAGAGGATCATATAAAGGCGCTGCCTGGCTTTTACAAACGTATGCAATGGTTTATCCGCCATCGCAGCTATCTGGAGAGCAATCTAGCCGAGACAAGACAATCTGAGCACGGTGGGCTGAGACTCTTATCGCTATTGTCTGAGACCAAGTTGCGCCGCATCCTCAAATATATGCTGGATGAAGAAGAATTTTTGTCGCCTTACGGCATCCGCTCACTATCCAAAGTACATCTCAAATCCCCCTACAGCTTTAACGCCGACGGGCATGTCTATACAGTCGGCTACGTACCTGGTGAGAGTGAATCCGGTGCTTTTGGCGGTAACTCAAACTGGCGCGGTCCAATATGGATGCCACTTAACTTTTTGATTATTGAAGCACTCGAGCGCTATCACAAGTTTTATGGTGATGATTTTAAGGTAGAGTGCCCGGTGGGTTCAGGTCACATGATGCACCTCAAAGAAGTAGCGGTGGAGCTAGGCAAGCGCATCGCTTCTGTCTTTATCAAAGACGCTAACGGCGTTCGTCCCTGGCAAAAGGGACAGGAAGCACTCTTTGAGCAAGAGCACTGCCAGGATTTGCATTTATTCTATGAGCACTTCCACGCCGAGACCGGACGCGGACTGGGAGCCAGCCACCAGACCGGCTGGACAGCGCTAATCACACGACTCTTTGATGATTGGGCCAGACACATAGCAAAGTAA
- the asd gene encoding aspartate-semialdehyde dehydrogenase — protein MSPRAQVTSTGEQKTLTGAKLKVGIVGATGMVGQQLIRMLKDHPWFDLTVLAASASSAGKDYAASVAGRWFMDFELPAKIGQIKVVDAADLDAVTNGVDIVFCAVSMDKADVLKLEDALAKKGVFVTSCNSAYRLDSLVPMMIPAANADHLKVLDVQRKERGYDTGAIIVKSNCSIQSYVLALTPLKAFGPDQVFVHSEQALSGAGKTFETWPEMVNNVIPFINGEEKKSEIEPLKVWGTLTDKGIESTTVPSIQAKCVRVAVQDGHTAYVNVHFQKPITKEQILAAWADFTGVKGLPSAPKQQIYFQSEPDRPQPKLDVMRDGGMAVTIGQLEVSADNWVRFTALAHNAILGAAGGAVLATELAVEQGAVYRRADHKVAQAVTA, from the coding sequence ATGTCACCAAGAGCACAAGTCACAAGCACAGGCGAGCAAAAAACACTCACTGGTGCCAAGCTCAAGGTAGGCATAGTAGGCGCTACCGGCATGGTCGGCCAACAACTTATCCGCATGCTCAAAGATCATCCCTGGTTTGACCTGACAGTGCTTGCCGCTTCAGCCTCATCAGCTGGCAAAGATTATGCGGCTAGTGTTGCCGGTCGCTGGTTTATGGATTTTGAATTGCCTGCCAAAATCGGACAAATCAAAGTCGTCGACGCCGCTGACCTCGACGCTGTCACAAACGGCGTGGATATTGTATTTTGCGCAGTGAGCATGGACAAAGCCGATGTGCTCAAACTCGAGGACGCACTGGCTAAAAAAGGTGTCTTTGTCACCTCCTGCAACTCCGCCTATCGCCTCGACAGCCTGGTACCAATGATGATACCAGCCGCTAACGCCGATCACCTCAAAGTCCTCGATGTCCAGCGCAAAGAGCGCGGCTACGACACAGGCGCCATCATCGTCAAATCAAACTGCTCAATCCAGAGCTATGTACTGGCACTTACTCCGCTCAAAGCATTTGGACCAGATCAAGTATTTGTCCACAGCGAGCAAGCACTATCGGGAGCTGGCAAAACATTTGAGACATGGCCCGAGATGGTCAACAATGTCATCCCCTTTATCAATGGCGAAGAAAAGAAATCAGAGATTGAACCACTCAAAGTCTGGGGCACACTCACAGATAAAGGTATCGAATCCACCACAGTGCCATCAATTCAGGCAAAGTGCGTAAGAGTGGCTGTACAAGACGGACATACAGCTTATGTCAATGTACATTTCCAAAAGCCCATCACAAAAGAACAAATCCTCGCCGCCTGGGCTGACTTTACTGGTGTCAAAGGACTACCAAGCGCCCCCAAACAACAAATATATTTCCAATCAGAGCCCGACCGTCCACAGCCCAAGCTAGACGTCATGCGTGACGGCGGTATGGCTGTCACCATTGGTCAATTAGAAGTAAGCGCCGACAACTGGGTACGCTTTACGGCACTGGCTCACAATGCCATCCTGGGAGCCGCTGGTGGAGCCGTGCTCGCTACCGAGCTAGCAGTTGAGCAAGGTGCTGTATATCGCCGAGCTGATCACAAAGTCGCTCAGGCGGTGACTGCCTGA